The DNA sequence TCACGGCAGCTGGGGAAATGTATTAATGGTAAAGGGCGCTTAAAATAAGCGCCCTTTATATAGTTGCTCAATAATAATTATTATTTCTTGGTAATTATTTTCAATTTTTGATCAATATCATATTTAATATCAGTTGGTAATGTATTATACGCAGCAATCATTAAAGGATAGTCTTTTATTATTAATTGAGAATACCCTTTATCATGTTTTCTTGCAGCACTAATCACAAAAAGAGATTGATCTAAAGTAAGCTTCGGTCTTTCAAAAGTATATTTAATATCCCAAATTCGCACATCGCCTTTTAGATTACGCACAGCAATGAGATTATTTCCAATAAAAGCTACGCTCATAATATCATTGTAAAAAGCACCAAGTGGCCCAACTAGGATCTTTTTTTCAAAATCCAAAACTTGAATATATCCTTTCTCGCCACCAATGACCGCTTTGGTGCCGTCTTCGCTTATTGCTGTGTCTGAAACAAAAAAGGGTACTTCATGGTTAAAAATTTGTAGTTTACCAGAATGCCAATCGTGTATCTGCACCTTTCCATTCATATCTAAAACGGCTTTTTTCTTCTCCTTATGAGACCGCTTACTATCTGAATCTAGTTTTTGATTGATTTTATTCATATCATTATAGTCCGACCTTAAGATCAGTCCCTTGTCAAAAAGGAATTGCTTGCTAATTTCATTTGAGATGTCAGGAGTAATCAGATCTTTAAATCTTTTCATCATACTTTCTAAAGCTTGATTTTCGATAGCGGGGATGATCGACCAATCAATTTTTCTGGCAAATTCATAAACTGTTGCATCCAGTATTCTTTTAATATCAAGAAAATTACTTGTTTTTATAACTCCAGCCATCTGATCGAAATCGCAATTTTTGAGTTTTTTATGTAATTCATCATCATTCAATGGCAGATATTTTAAGAAATTTTCTGCATCTTGAGCAGTAATCAATTCAAGAGGAATTTCCTTAACACCTTCAAGGATTTTATCATCGACCATATTCTTGAGTGTTCGTGACTCAGTTCGTAATGCCGTGGCAATTTTTTCATTTTTTGGGGTTGAAGGAAGAATAATTTTTTGGTCTGCACACTGAATAATGAAAGAATTTGGGAAAGTGACCAATGATGATCCGATTCGATTGCCATGCAATCTATCATTATTATTGTTGGATGCCTTTTTTATACCCGCTAAAAATGATTTAAAGTTTTTATTGCCCTCTTCCATTGCATGTGCCGAAAATATTGCAATTGCCGAAAGCAATAGTAATTGATTTTTTTTCATTTTTATAACCTCAATAAAATATAAAAGCTTATTCTAAGTATGTTAAATTCGTCAAAATTGTCAATTTGAATAAGTTTTTGAGTTAATTATAGCGAGCTATAATTATTGCCGTATATTTTGATTTATAAACCATAATGTACTCTGCTATGCTCGCCGCTGAATGACGGAAACCCATAAAGGAGCGGCTATGAAAAATAGGGCAATTCTACTCATAATTACCGGCATGTTTGCATCTGCGGTATATTCAATGGAAAAACCAACCCCAGAAAAGCCTTTTTTGCTTATTTTACAAGATGGCTCTAAAGTCGAGCTTAAAAGATCGGTCGTCAATACATTTAAATATTTGCGCGCTGCTTCAGAAAATGGGATGAAAGAAACCTATCAAGATAAAATAGTGTGCGATGATATAGAACCTGCAAGTGCAAAAATCTTTGCACATCTTTTGGGGAAATTCTGCGAAGTTCCAGAAATCTCAAGAGAAGAATCTCTGCTTAAGGAAATACTTGCCATTCCTAATATTCATGAAAATATTATGGGCATTTTGCATAAGGCTGATCAATGGGAAGTAGATGCTTTATACAAAGCATTATTACGCGCAAGCATCCGCTTAGTAAAACAAGAAATGGATGCCGATGAGGCAATCAAGCATTCTAGAGGCAATACACAAGAACTACTGCAACACGCAACAGCTATCATAAGAGAAAAAAACATTTAAAAAATCCTTCTGAGGTTCTTTCGCAAAAAGAATTCCCACTGCATATTCCTGAATTACGAGATCAAATAACGGGCGATTTGATGCCAAAGATTTTTGGCAAAACGCCGTTTGAATTAAATCAAGTTCCTGCCGTTAGCGATAATACGTTGAAAAGTCTTTCATACGACCAATCAAACGATAAATTAATTTTGTGTAGCAATGATCAAATAACGTTGCATGATGCAAAAACTGGAAAAGCTGACATACCAATTAACAACCAATCAATTATTAAGACGGCACTCTTCGACGAAAAAAACAAGCAGATTATAACGGCTGGCTATCATGGAGTCATTAACGTCTGGAATATAAATGGCTCTAAAGCAAAAAGCCTTCAACACTCTACTCGACGCTGCGTTTCTTCATTGGGAGTTGATGGCACGAGCGAAACCTTTGCGGCAGGCGGTCATGATAAATTTGTACATCTTTGGGATCAGATAACATGGCAAAAAAAAGCTACTGTTCCCGTACTTGCCGGATTTCCCAATTCATTTATCTTTGAAAAAAACGGAATATATATAGCACATGATCTCGGTCTACATTTTTGGGATAGCAAAGCAGGAACACTAACTAACTACTGGGGAACAAAATCTAAAGATATCCCAACACCTTTTAAATGCCTAACAAGCCATCCGAATGAAAATTTTATTATTGGAACTGCTGGTAGAAAAATTATTGTTATGGATAAAAGAAAAAAGGCGATTACAAGTACATTCGAGGGCCATACGGGAAATACTTATTCTCTTATCATATGCCCTGAAACACAGTGCTTAATTTCCAGCAGTTACGATAAAACAGTCCGCATTTGGAATCTCGAAACAGCAAATTGTTTTCAAAAAATTGAGAAACAAAATCATGAATTATTAGCGTTCGACTCCAAGCAGATGCGTATTTTCACCAATGGACTCGATGGCACGATTAATATATCCTCCATTCCACACGATCCAAAAAAATTATTAGAACTTTATGCTAAACAACTGGAAGATAAAAAAAATTAATTTTTGGAATAACGAAAAGCACATAAAGAAATTTCATTAAGTTCTTTGTTTGATTGCATCATAATGCGCGTGGTAGCAATTTTTGTGCCATAGGAGGGCGAAAAAAAATCATCAACAAGCGTAAATGAATGAGGGAGGATAAAACGCCCAAGAGTTTTATCATGGCGATAAAATACTAACGAATTTTGTTCCTGCACTGGTGCGATTTCTGGAGCCAGGATAAAATTCCATATCGTTGGGATTTGTTCGCCGCTTTCATCGCTCAGAGATTGCCACCAATCGGTTATGAGAATCTCATTTTCATGAACATCAATTTTTCTGTTCGCACGCAGCGGTGCATACAGATCATGAAATGTATGCAACTCATTTTTCTCACTATGAATATTTTCAGGTAAATCTAAAGTGAACAAGCGATTATCGAGTGCGACTGGTTCTTTTCCTGCGATGCCAAAAGTGTTATGCATCTGCGCTGAGCGGAATTTATTTCTCAGAAAAGCTGAAGGCGTGTAGATATAACTTCCAGGGTCGACAAAAACGGGCACGCCATCAATCGCAAGTGTAAAACTTCCTACATCGTTATGATGATGGCCAGAAGGTTGCCGATTTTGGTAAGCATGATGCCGCAGCGTGATATGAACTCGATCCTTTTTAAAAATCGAAATGCCGAAATTTTTATAATGCATAAGAGTTTGTGCATTATTTTTTTTTAAAAGCGGCAATTGCCCGCTTACAATTTTTCCAGAATCGTTATCACCAATTTGAACTAGTTGATCTGGCACAAAACTGCACCAGTTAACAAATTCGATCATACGCTCGAATTTGCTTTTTTGTACATCTTGAATTTCGAAACCAAACAATTCAGAAACAAAAAAAATATGATGAATAATTTCTGCAATTAATTTGTGATAACAAGTTGAACCTTCGTAATCGGTTCCTTCATCAAAAACTTGTTTATCAAATTCGCGTAAACATTCTTGGAAACACCACTCAGCTTTCTTTTGAACGGGTTTGCCAAACGGTTTAAAAAAATAACAAAGATAAAAATAACCAATCAAATCTGAAAAATAATGATTGGAAGTGCGCGAATCATATACTTCCCAATGATGCTCTAAATAA is a window from the Candidatus Babeliales bacterium genome containing:
- a CDS encoding heparinase II/III family protein, producing MIEKIRRYVKKAYKLGPRKSAELFAARVVREIYQRAQKKKALNRELGHSWQSIAEKNNYAESFEIFFAHAAAQLQLDDSQIFINDIDPRELQNCASNFSHNCFDLLGSGKQCFTKIPWRSDFRCALQNDDHEFPLIYYKDILINVGQDDQQKKDIKVPWELSRFQHFATIGKAYELTPDEKYAQTFQDQINDWLENNPVLLGPNWVCPMDVAIRAINWIWAFHYFKDSKIISLVFWQKFIGSLYDHFDYLEHHWEVYDSRTSNHYFSDLIGYFYLCYFFKPFGKPVQKKAEWCFQECLREFDKQVFDEGTDYEGSTCYHKLIAEIIHHIFFVSELFGFEIQDVQKSKFERMIEFVNWCSFVPDQLVQIGDNDSGKIVSGQLPLLKKNNAQTLMHYKNFGISIFKKDRVHITLRHHAYQNRQPSGHHHNDVGSFTLAIDGVPVFVDPGSYIYTPSAFLRNKFRSAQMHNTFGIAGKEPVALDNRLFTLDLPENIHSEKNELHTFHDLYAPLRANRKIDVHENEILITDWWQSLSDESGEQIPTIWNFILAPEIAPVQEQNSLVFYRHDKTLGRFILPHSFTLVDDFFSPSYGTKIATTRIMMQSNKELNEISLCAFRYSKN